The Armatimonadota bacterium genome contains a region encoding:
- the rsmI gene encoding 16S rRNA (cytidine(1402)-2'-O)-methyltransferase has translation MPKIIVVPTPLGNLSDFSERTKLALIEADVWFVEDTRVSIKLQSILGVRKPMKTVNEHSQDDQLRSILRDLGDQTAAILSDAGTPCISDPGARLIDLAYEEEIEVEGLPGPSAVPLALSLSGFYAQRYAFLGFLGRKAGAIRSELEPFKDSPYTLVFFESPFRIDALIEVAGEVLGPRRYAVCRELTKIHEQVVRGTLPNRPTLKEMPRKGEITFVIEGRRKSRETKD, from the coding sequence ATGCCAAAAATCATCGTCGTACCTACGCCATTGGGCAATCTGTCGGACTTTTCTGAGCGGACCAAACTCGCACTCATCGAAGCGGATGTCTGGTTTGTGGAAGACACCCGTGTTTCGATCAAACTGCAATCGATTTTGGGAGTCAGAAAGCCGATGAAGACTGTCAATGAGCACTCTCAGGACGATCAGCTGAGGTCGATCCTTCGCGATCTTGGTGACCAAACCGCGGCGATTCTTTCTGATGCAGGTACGCCGTGTATTTCTGACCCTGGAGCGAGATTGATCGATCTTGCCTACGAAGAAGAAATCGAAGTCGAAGGACTCCCTGGCCCATCAGCGGTTCCTCTGGCTTTGTCGCTGAGTGGATTCTATGCGCAGAGATACGCATTTCTGGGCTTTTTGGGGCGCAAGGCTGGCGCAATCCGGTCAGAACTCGAGCCATTCAAGGATTCGCCATACACGCTCGTATTCTTTGAGTCGCCCTTCAGGATTGACGCCTTGATCGAGGTCGCGGGCGAGGTTCTAGGGCCCCGTAGATATGCTGTATGCAGAGAACTTACAAAAATTCATGAACAAGTGGTGCGTGGAACTCTGCCAAATCGTCCGACATTGAAAGAGATGCCCCGCAAAGGTGAGATCACTTTTGTTATCGAAGGACGGCGCAAGAGCCGTGAAACAAAAGACTAG
- a CDS encoding LptF/LptG family permease, producing the protein MMRRLDRLILIDIVGPWIFGVAIFTVLIAAGSFLFQLSNYLVKGISVFTVLELMVLLLPGIMAKTFPMAVLLATLLGFGRLSGDSEITAIRAAGVSLYRVMLPVALFGVFTAGLALITSEFVVPFASGRALILQEEIKKKIELSSEKTTSYPIKEDGKVKGVIAARNFSIADRTLQGVTITSYDEGGEPQFFLVADEMRYENDSEWRIVGKAVLLSADATMRVELEDGAWPEKIPKMGFKPVDLQAESQKDSDSRTLAELRSQIDEQKRSGKASKGQIVNLEYQYWNKISFPLAALVYAIVGAPLGIRNHRTGAASGFWMAVIIIFCYMLVSNILAITAQGGAIPAYVASFTPVLLGLIAGGVTIHLKNR; encoded by the coding sequence ATGATGCGCAGGCTTGATCGCCTCATACTCATCGATATTGTCGGCCCTTGGATTTTTGGAGTCGCCATTTTCACGGTGCTCATTGCAGCAGGTTCGTTCCTGTTCCAGCTTTCGAATTATCTGGTCAAGGGGATTTCCGTTTTCACCGTGTTGGAGCTCATGGTTCTCTTGCTTCCGGGGATCATGGCGAAAACTTTTCCCATGGCGGTGCTTCTGGCGACGCTGCTCGGGTTCGGCCGATTGAGCGGGGACAGCGAAATCACAGCGATTCGGGCTGCTGGCGTTAGCCTCTACCGGGTGATGCTTCCGGTTGCATTGTTTGGCGTATTCACCGCAGGTCTTGCCTTGATCACTTCGGAGTTCGTGGTTCCGTTTGCTTCCGGTCGGGCGCTCATTCTACAGGAAGAGATCAAGAAGAAGATTGAGCTTTCAAGCGAAAAAACGACCAGCTATCCGATCAAAGAAGACGGCAAAGTAAAAGGGGTGATCGCGGCTCGTAACTTCAGCATCGCCGACAGAACTCTGCAAGGCGTTACGATCACCTCGTACGACGAAGGTGGAGAGCCACAGTTCTTTTTGGTCGCCGATGAGATGCGGTACGAGAACGATTCTGAATGGCGAATTGTTGGGAAAGCGGTCTTGCTCAGCGCGGATGCGACCATGCGCGTTGAACTCGAAGATGGCGCGTGGCCCGAAAAAATCCCCAAAATGGGATTCAAGCCGGTTGATCTTCAGGCCGAAAGCCAGAAGGACAGCGACTCGCGAACTCTCGCTGAATTGAGGAGCCAAATCGATGAGCAAAAGAGGTCTGGCAAGGCGTCTAAAGGGCAAATCGTAAACCTCGAATATCAATATTGGAACAAGATATCCTTCCCGCTCGCGGCACTCGTCTATGCTATCGTGGGCGCGCCGTTGGGGATTCGAAACCACCGGACAGGAGCTGCATCCGGCTTTTGGATGGCAGTGATTATTATTTTCTGCTACATGCTCGTGTCGAATATCTTGGCGATTACCGCCCAAGGTGGAGCGATTCCGGCGTACGTTGCGAGCTTTACGCCTGTGCTACTCGGTCTCATTGCAGGAGGAGTGACGATTCACCTCAAGAATCGCTGA
- the lptB gene encoding LPS export ABC transporter ATP-binding protein, protein MKIFADQLVKSYKGRKVVQGVSFEVNQGQVVGLLGPNGAGKTTTFYMIIGLVKPDSGFVRFDDLAVTSWPMYKRARAGVGYLPQETSVFRRLTVRDNIRLVMEMEGAKNAEIQSKTDELAEELHITAILDRTAGVLSGGERRRVEIARALATNPKFILLDEPFTGIDPVTIEEIQVLVRKLKDRNIGVLITDHNVMATLGITDYNHILIEGKIWAEGKADDIVNNEGVRQRYLGQQFPGGSDT, encoded by the coding sequence GTGAAGATCTTCGCCGATCAATTGGTCAAGTCTTATAAGGGGCGAAAGGTTGTTCAGGGCGTCAGCTTTGAAGTCAATCAAGGGCAAGTCGTCGGGCTTTTGGGGCCGAATGGCGCCGGAAAAACCACCACGTTTTACATGATCATTGGCCTGGTCAAACCGGATTCCGGATTCGTTCGGTTCGATGATCTGGCCGTTACTTCTTGGCCCATGTACAAGCGAGCTCGCGCAGGAGTGGGCTATTTGCCGCAAGAAACGAGCGTGTTCCGCCGACTCACTGTGCGCGATAACATCCGGCTGGTGATGGAAATGGAAGGCGCAAAAAACGCCGAAATTCAGTCCAAAACCGACGAGCTCGCAGAAGAACTGCACATCACCGCGATCCTAGACCGAACTGCGGGAGTACTGTCTGGTGGCGAACGCCGCCGAGTAGAAATTGCCCGTGCACTCGCGACGAATCCAAAGTTCATTTTGCTGGATGAGCCTTTCACCGGCATCGATCCGGTCACCATCGAAGAGATTCAGGTGCTGGTCCGGAAGCTCAAAGATCGAAATATCGGCGTTTTGATCACCGACCACAACGTGATGGCCACCCTTGGAATCACCGACTACAATCACATCCTCATCGAAGGGAAAATCTGGGCCGAGGGCAAGGCGGATGACATCGTCAACAACGAGGGAGTTCGTCAGCGGTATCTCGGGCAACAGTTCCCTGGAGGCTCGGACACCTAA
- a CDS encoding OsmC family protein: MVIVNWKSDLTFVAETPTGQTLLMDAYAEEGKVQKGPTPMECLLASIASCSAMDVLSILEKKRQVVKSYRIEIDGVRGPEGVYPRPYVSMEVRHIVSGENIDPVAVERAVQLSDEKYCSVLATLRANAKIVSTWAVE; the protein is encoded by the coding sequence ATGGTCATTGTAAATTGGAAATCGGACTTGACATTCGTGGCAGAAACTCCAACAGGTCAGACCTTGTTGATGGACGCGTACGCGGAAGAAGGGAAGGTTCAAAAGGGTCCAACTCCGATGGAGTGCCTCTTGGCATCCATCGCATCTTGCTCGGCGATGGACGTACTTTCGATTTTGGAGAAGAAGCGACAAGTCGTCAAGAGCTATCGCATCGAAATCGACGGTGTTCGTGGACCGGAAGGGGTCTATCCCCGACCGTATGTCTCGATGGAAGTGCGGCATATCGTATCGGGGGAGAATATCGACCCGGTTGCCGTCGAACGAGCCGTGCAGCTGAGCGACGAGAAATATTGCTCTGTTCTAGCGACACTCCGCGCGAACGCTAAGATTGTCAGCACCTGGGCAGTGGAATAA
- the rlmN gene encoding 23S rRNA (adenine(2503)-C(2))-methyltransferase RlmN, producing MDARRSLIGLSTPQLVEVATSMGESRFRGKQLATHLYKHNVTSFADMQDLPAAFRNKLAEDFVVTPLHVASHLKASDGVEKLLVHNGDNQVFECVLLPYEDRVSCCISTQVGCPMGCVFCATGLGGFDRNLTVGEIVGQYLMLQGLTERRISHIVFMGMGEPLLNLDAVIQSLQIFHEDIGLSYRHLTISTVGLVPQIQRLAELKLPIHLALSLHSSLDEVRSKLMPVNQKWGVEEVIRTMAKYQRSTGRKVTFEYLLIEGVNDTKKEAQELARLIKDIPNVVNIIPWNWVDTGHGFARPSRSNVRSFKAELERHGVNVTERMERGHDIAAACGQLAGQHQGRFAKRKESTSELKVIS from the coding sequence ATGGACGCCAGACGATCTTTAATCGGCCTTTCCACGCCGCAACTCGTCGAAGTGGCCACTTCGATGGGCGAGTCGCGTTTTCGCGGCAAACAGCTCGCCACCCATCTCTACAAGCACAACGTCACCAGTTTTGCTGACATGCAGGACTTACCCGCTGCTTTTCGAAACAAGCTCGCAGAAGACTTCGTTGTCACTCCGCTTCACGTCGCTTCTCATCTTAAAGCAAGCGATGGAGTCGAGAAACTGCTCGTTCATAACGGCGACAACCAAGTTTTCGAGTGCGTCTTGCTCCCATACGAAGACCGCGTGAGCTGCTGTATCAGCACTCAGGTCGGCTGCCCAATGGGGTGTGTCTTCTGCGCGACAGGTCTCGGTGGATTTGACCGAAATTTGACCGTGGGAGAAATCGTCGGGCAATACCTGATGCTTCAAGGGCTCACGGAACGACGGATCAGCCACATCGTTTTCATGGGAATGGGCGAGCCGCTTCTGAATTTGGACGCAGTGATCCAATCCTTGCAGATTTTTCATGAAGACATCGGACTGAGCTATCGCCACCTGACCATTTCAACGGTGGGCCTGGTGCCACAGATCCAGCGTCTGGCCGAACTCAAATTACCGATTCATTTGGCGCTGAGCCTCCACTCCTCGCTCGACGAAGTTCGATCCAAATTGATGCCCGTTAATCAGAAATGGGGCGTAGAAGAGGTGATCAGGACGATGGCGAAGTATCAGCGCTCAACAGGGCGAAAAGTGACCTTTGAATATCTTCTGATTGAGGGGGTCAACGACACCAAAAAAGAAGCACAAGAACTCGCTCGATTGATCAAGGACATTCCAAACGTCGTCAACATCATCCCTTGGAACTGGGTGGATACTGGCCACGGATTCGCGCGTCCATCAAGGAGCAACGTGAGGAGTTTCAAGGCAGAACTAGAGCGGCATGGTGTCAATGTGACCGAGCGAATGGAGCGAGGTCATGATATTGCTGCGGCGTGCGGCCAACTGGCGGGCCAACATCAAGGAAGATTCGCAAAGCGAAAGGAGTCAACATCAGAGCTCAAAGTTATCTCCTAG
- a CDS encoding DUF3084 domain-containing protein — protein sequence MQSGTLTLIISLLVMGGVIAYFADLLGRILGKKRLTLGRMRPKHTAALFTTSAGAIIPIVTLGLLSIASQDVRVMLTESERVRAELSQSEGELRKKQAEISIQSKKLEDQTKDLLELQSSRTQLTNERNQITKALARTKKDLSMTTSQARVLRLKATMLLKNVNSLRNEVGNRTSEVRELTKEYEAIKQSGMKASEQLREMTALQTRLDLAVRSLETSNEKLEGQKQRLESELKTAQEQYENADEEFRKQIDQAAKQLEQIKEEQEKTRQEIAQLQSLSQGLFNSAGAARTKPMVYSRGAELARITLTDNASTAEAENALNALIRNARLAAERKGAKPDAGNDIVALFGPAGRNGEPTSGTAAHDAIVKLMTAKNEQIVVLLECVLNSFADEPVPAQAIILPNSVVYRQGEVIAETRIDGSLPESLILENLNTFLSTTVSAKAIKDKMIPVNGSDAPLGTIEDEDVISIVREIRQYGRPVRVQALADIEVRRADRLKIRFRLR from the coding sequence ATGCAGTCCGGTACGCTCACTTTGATTATCTCGTTGCTCGTAATGGGCGGCGTTATTGCGTATTTTGCGGACTTGCTTGGCCGAATCTTGGGCAAAAAGCGGTTGACGCTGGGAAGAATGCGCCCGAAGCATACGGCTGCACTTTTTACTACAAGCGCGGGTGCAATCATTCCGATCGTCACGCTGGGGCTCCTCTCTATCGCGAGCCAAGATGTGCGAGTGATGCTTACCGAGAGCGAGCGTGTTCGCGCTGAACTCAGCCAGTCCGAGGGCGAACTACGAAAAAAGCAGGCCGAGATTTCGATCCAAAGCAAAAAGCTCGAAGACCAAACGAAAGATTTGCTAGAACTCCAGTCGTCGAGGACGCAGCTCACCAATGAGCGGAATCAGATCACCAAAGCTCTGGCGAGAACCAAGAAAGATCTTTCGATGACCACAAGCCAGGCTCGGGTTTTGCGGCTTAAGGCAACGATGCTGCTGAAGAACGTCAATTCCTTGCGTAATGAAGTGGGCAATCGCACCTCCGAGGTTCGCGAACTCACCAAGGAATATGAAGCGATCAAACAAAGCGGGATGAAAGCCAGCGAGCAACTCCGCGAGATGACCGCGCTTCAGACGCGACTCGATCTGGCAGTACGAAGCTTGGAGACTTCAAACGAAAAGCTGGAAGGGCAGAAACAGCGACTAGAGTCCGAGCTCAAAACGGCGCAAGAGCAGTATGAGAACGCGGACGAAGAGTTCCGCAAGCAGATTGACCAAGCAGCGAAGCAGCTTGAGCAAATAAAAGAGGAGCAGGAAAAAACACGCCAAGAGATTGCCCAACTTCAGTCGCTGAGTCAAGGATTGTTCAACTCCGCCGGCGCGGCACGCACGAAGCCGATGGTCTATTCTCGTGGCGCGGAACTCGCGCGAATCACCCTGACCGACAACGCGAGCACGGCAGAAGCGGAGAACGCACTCAACGCGTTGATACGAAACGCAAGATTGGCCGCCGAGCGCAAAGGTGCCAAGCCAGACGCGGGCAATGATATCGTCGCGCTCTTCGGTCCGGCAGGGCGGAATGGTGAGCCGACATCCGGCACTGCGGCCCACGATGCCATCGTCAAGTTAATGACAGCGAAGAACGAGCAAATTGTTGTGCTGCTCGAATGCGTGCTGAATTCGTTTGCAGACGAGCCGGTCCCTGCACAGGCGATCATCCTTCCGAACAGCGTGGTCTATCGACAAGGAGAGGTCATCGCAGAGACGAGGATTGACGGTTCCCTCCCAGAGAGTTTGATCCTGGAGAACCTGAATACGTTCCTATCGACGACCGTATCGGCGAAGGCGATCAAAGACAAGATGATCCCTGTCAATGGCTCGGATGCGCCGCTTGGTACCATCGAAGATGAGGACGTCATTTCGATTGTCCGCGAAATTCGGCAATACGGTCGCCCGGTACGAGTTCAGGCGCTCGCCGACATCGAAGTACGCCGCGCCGATCGACTGAAGATTCGCTTCCGACTGAGATGA
- a CDS encoding polysaccharide export protein: MQSLRAFWIFGLLTLLVSFAFGQTAETYRLMPEDVIRIQVYDEQQILAVVPVGKDGNISAPFLGVIRAQGLTTGELEAALSKEYDRVLRIKNPKVSVTIERYREVRASITGMVNRPGTYPIRPTDDILTLLALGGNVILDRADLRRAKLQRAGSKESIPLDLYAMLTFGDLSQNYVLQDGDVITIPEDKVNVVNVLGAVQQPFSFPFREGMTLVDAIAQARGEVQYRSSFSKILIYRENKGKPGTYTIIKADLTRFFKKADASQNIKLQKGDIVYVPESSTPDINRISQWSSSLANFIFILERFGVRVL; this comes from the coding sequence ATGCAGAGTTTGCGAGCATTTTGGATTTTTGGGTTGTTGACCCTTTTGGTGTCGTTTGCCTTTGGACAAACGGCTGAAACATATCGTTTGATGCCAGAAGACGTGATTCGTATTCAAGTTTACGATGAGCAGCAGATTTTGGCGGTCGTGCCGGTCGGCAAAGACGGCAACATCAGCGCACCGTTTTTGGGTGTGATTCGTGCTCAAGGTCTGACCACCGGCGAACTGGAAGCAGCGCTCAGCAAGGAATACGATCGAGTTCTGCGCATCAAGAACCCAAAGGTTTCGGTCACCATCGAGCGATACCGAGAAGTTCGAGCTTCGATCACCGGCATGGTGAACCGACCAGGAACCTATCCGATCCGCCCGACGGACGATATTTTGACCCTGCTGGCACTAGGCGGGAACGTGATCCTCGACCGAGCCGACCTGCGACGCGCTAAATTGCAACGTGCTGGCAGCAAGGAGAGCATTCCGCTCGATCTTTACGCGATGCTCACCTTCGGCGATCTCAGCCAAAACTATGTGCTTCAAGATGGCGACGTGATCACCATTCCAGAAGACAAGGTCAATGTGGTCAACGTCCTCGGCGCCGTTCAGCAACCTTTCAGCTTCCCATTCCGAGAAGGAATGACCCTCGTGGATGCTATCGCCCAAGCACGTGGCGAAGTCCAATACCGATCTTCATTCTCGAAGATTCTCATCTACCGAGAAAACAAGGGTAAGCCCGGCACTTACACGATCATCAAGGCAGACTTGACTCGATTCTTTAAGAAGGCTGACGCGAGCCAAAACATCAAGTTGCAGAAGGGCGATATTGTCTACGTGCCAGAAAGCAGCACACCAGATATCAACCGAATCTCGCAATGGTCGAGCAGCTTGGCCAACTTTATCTTCATCTTGGAGAGATTCGGAGTCCGAGTCCTCTAA